DNA sequence from the Streptomyces cinnabarinus genome:
CCGCGCCCCGGACGGACGGCTCGTACCGCACCTGGGCGCGGCCACATCCCATCTCCTCGACACCGGTCTGCTGGGCGGCGGCGAACGAGCACCCGGACTCCTCGACAAGGTGCAGACCGAGCAACTCGCCCGACTCCTCGGCAGCCCGGCGATGGACTCCGGCTGGGGACTGCGCGGACTGGCCGCCAAGGAGCCGGGATTCAACACCTTCGGCCACCGCGGCGGAGCCGTACGCACCCACGAGACGGCGATTGCCGTGGCCGGTCTGATCGCCGCCGGATTCGAGAAGGAGGCGAGCGGGCTGCTGCGCGGCGCCCTGGCGGCGGCCGAGGCATTCGACCACCGCCTGCCGGAGATGTACGGGGGAGAGCAGCGCACCGACGGCAGCGCACCGATCCCGCACCCGGCGTCCTGCCGTCCCGCCGCCACCGCCGCTGCGGCCGGAGTACTGTTGCTGACCTCCCTCGCCGGCATCCGCCCCGACGCCCCCGCGGGCACCGTCACCCTCCGCCCCGCCGCCAGTGCCCCCCTCGGGGAGATCGTCCTCACCGGACTGCGGGTCGCGGGCGCCCCCTTCTCGGTACGGATCGGCCGCCTCGGGCTCGCCATGGTCGAGGAGGCCGCCGACGGACTGCAACTGGGAGTGTGACCTCGGACGACACCCCACAGCACGACTCAGCGGAGGCCCGGCACGGAGTGCACTCGATCAGCGCACGACGCATGGGAGACCCGGCACGGAACGGACTCGATCATTGGTCGATGCGACCGGCGAAGGGAGTGTTTATCGTCAGGCAGACGACTATGATCGCCGCATGCCCTACGACCCGTCAGCCTTTCCGCCCTTCGCCGTCACCGTGGACCTGGTCGTGCTGACCGTGCGCCGCCATGCCCTGTGCGCGCTGGCGGTACGCAGGGGGGAACCGCCGTTCCAGGGGCGCTGGGCACTGCCCGGCGGATTTGTACGGGCCGACGAGGACCTGGCCCAGGCAGCGGCACGCGAACTGGCCGAAGAGACCGGGATGCGCGCCCACGACCCGGCCGTACCCGTCCAGGACAACGGCGCCCACCTGGAACAGCTCGCCACCTACGGCGACCCCAAGCGGGACCCGCGCATGCGCGTCGTCAGCGTCGCCCACCTCGCCCTCGCCCCCGACCTGCCCGCCCCCCGCGCGGGCGGCGACGCCAGCAACGCACGCTGGGCACCGGTCGAGGAACTGCTCCAGCAGGGCGGCTACGGCCGCGACGGCGAACCCCTCGCCCCGCTCGCCTTCGACCACGCCCAGATCCTCGCCGACGGGGTGGAGCGCGCTCGCTCGAAGATCGAGTACTCCTCGCTGGCCACCGCCTTCTGCCCCACCGAGTTCACCGTCGGAGAGCTGCGCCGCGTCTACGAAGCCGTCTGGGGCGTCGCCCTCGACCCCCGCAACTTCCACCGCAAGGTGACCGGCACTCCGGGCTTCCTCGTCCCCACCGGAGGCACCACCACCCGCCAGGGCGGACGCCCCGCCCAGCTCTTCCGGGCCGGCGGCGCAACCCTCCTCAACCCCCCGATGCTCCGCCCCGAAGTCTGAGGCGAGCACCGGAAACCCGAGCGGGGACCGGGCCCCCGAGCGAACGGCGAACAGGGATCCGAGCGTGCCGACTGCCGCGCGTGGAACGGGCCTTGCGCTGCCCGAAAAACCGGACATAGCGCGCTATCTTGCTTCGGGTGATCCAGGCCTTCGGACTGACCAGCGACCCGCGCAAGGAGCTCCCGCCCGCCGTCGACGACGTCTCCTTCGAGGCGCGCGCCGGCCGCGTCACCGCACTGCTCGGCACACCCGGAGCGGGCAAGACGACGGCACTCAGACTCATGCTCGAACTCCAACAGGGCCGTGGTCTCACTCACTTCAGAGGCCGCCCCCTGCACCGGATCGCCCACCCCTCCCGTGAGGTCGGCGTCCTCCTCGGTGATGTCCCGGGCCATCCCGCCCGCACCGTGCGCGGACATCTGCGCATGCTCTGCGCCGCCGCGGGCGTCCCCGTCCGCCGCGCCGACGAAGTCCTCGAAGTGGTCGGCCTCGTCAGCCTGCGCGACGAACGGCTGGGCACCCTCTCCCGCGGCATGGACCGCCGCCTCGGCCTGGCCGGCGCCCTGCTCGCCGACCCGCACACACTCGTCCTCGACGCCCCCGCCGACGGACTCTCCGCCCGTGAGAGCCGCTGGCTGTACGGCGTTCTGCGCGCCCACGCCGGCCAAGGCGGCACCGTCCTGCTGACCACGGCCGACCCCAAGGAAGCCGCCCGCACAGCCGACCGCGTCATCACCCTCGACCAGGGAAGACTCGTCGCCGACCAGGACGCCTCCGACTTCTCCCGGACGCGCCTGCGCCCCCGCGTCGCCGTCCGCACCCCGCACGCCAACCGCCTCGCGGCACTCCTCGCCAAGGATGCCCGCACGGCACAGCGCTCGGTGGAGATCGTCCGCGAGAACGGCAACCGCCTCTCCGTGTACGGCAGTACCTGTGCCGACATCGGCGAGATCGCCTTCCGGCACGGCGTTCTGGTGCACCAACTCGCCGACGAGGTCGGGGACATGGGCCCCGGGGCGGCGGCCGAGAAGGAGGCGGATCCCGTGCCCTCGTCGTCCGACGGCCCGGACGACGCACAGCCGCAGGAGACTGCTTCCGAGGCCCGTCCCCTCGGTTCTCGGAATTCGAGCGATTCGCCCCCTCCCCCCTCCCCCCTCCCCTCCCTCCCACCCCCCATCTCCGTCCGCTCCGCCCCCAGCCCCCTCCGCCCCCTCCGCTACGAACTCCGGCGTGCCGTCGGTGTGAGTACCGGATTCCTCACCGCCGCCGTCGTGCTCGTCGTCTCCGTCGTCACCGCTCTGGTGCTCGCCCGGGTCGGGCACACCCCGCAGGAGCGGCTGCTGGCGGCCTGGCCGCGGGAGCTGCCGTTGCCGCCCGCGGCGCTCGGTGCGGGGCTGCTCGGCGCGCTGGCCTTCGGGGACGAGTTCCGTCACCCCGCGCTGGCGGCGGACCGCGGCACGGTGCCTCGCAGGCTGGGACTGCTCGCGGCCAAGCTGCTTGTGTCCGGGCTGACCGCGGTGGGGCTGGCCGTGGTGACGGTGGGGTGTGACGCGGAGGCGCTGTATCTCGTATACGGACGGGAGGTGGCGGAGGTTCCCGCCGAGTGGGTCTCGATGAGCGCGAGTTGGGTCGGGCTGGTGGTGGGGTGCGCCTGGGCGGGGGTGCTGGCCGCTGGGGTGTTCCGGTCGACGACCGCCGGGCTCGCCGCCGTGGTCGCGGTGCCGGTGCTTGTCGTACCGCTGGTGC
Encoded proteins:
- a CDS encoding NUDIX hydrolase, which translates into the protein MPYDPSAFPPFAVTVDLVVLTVRRHALCALAVRRGEPPFQGRWALPGGFVRADEDLAQAAARELAEETGMRAHDPAVPVQDNGAHLEQLATYGDPKRDPRMRVVSVAHLALAPDLPAPRAGGDASNARWAPVEELLQQGGYGRDGEPLAPLAFDHAQILADGVERARSKIEYSSLATAFCPTEFTVGELRRVYEAVWGVALDPRNFHRKVTGTPGFLVPTGGTTTRQGGRPAQLFRAGGATLLNPPMLRPEV
- a CDS encoding ATP-binding cassette domain-containing protein; amino-acid sequence: MIQAFGLTSDPRKELPPAVDDVSFEARAGRVTALLGTPGAGKTTALRLMLELQQGRGLTHFRGRPLHRIAHPSREVGVLLGDVPGHPARTVRGHLRMLCAAAGVPVRRADEVLEVVGLVSLRDERLGTLSRGMDRRLGLAGALLADPHTLVLDAPADGLSARESRWLYGVLRAHAGQGGTVLLTTADPKEAARTADRVITLDQGRLVADQDASDFSRTRLRPRVAVRTPHANRLAALLAKDARTAQRSVEIVRENGNRLSVYGSTCADIGEIAFRHGVLVHQLADEVGDMGPGAAAEKEADPVPSSSDGPDDAQPQETASEARPLGSRNSSDSPPPPSPLPSLPPPISVRSAPSPLRPLRYELRRAVGVSTGFLTAAVVLVVSVVTALVLARVGHTPQERLLAAWPRELPLPPAALGAGLLGALAFGDEFRHPALAADRGTVPRRLGLLAAKLLVSGLTAVGLAVVTVGCDAEALYLVYGREVAEVPAEWVSMSASWVGLVVGCAWAGVLAAGVFRSTTAGLAAVVAVPVLVVPLVHKVLEGPGVRSAAGFPLRVREVLLMQWPFGGERYLAGVARVLAQPVGGALALSLTTLLCAYLLTTLRSRVR